One window from the genome of [Clostridium] celerecrescens 18A encodes:
- a CDS encoding ABC transporter substrate-binding protein, with protein sequence MGRKKLLALLLSTAVVCGSLAGCGASGTEKPEGTVAGSTESKAGESSKTDSAEAGKKVTIAVWNEPSKDEALNMYLQAEKATGIEVEVTVIPESDYSSKLNQMVSTGNDSVDIYVIWENDIANFAQVGGIIPLDDYLAKSTIKTDDFIDAVAKLSEGLGGTYGLPWCAATEILYYNQDMFDAAGIVYPTNDWSYADYKAAAEKLTQKAADGTTEVYGSALPNTQTWWAGIGGAGDQVFDPAKGQMVIGDGAVSFVSDVAQMVKNGTMPEPSSDTADLFAAGKAAMSWQGSWNIGTYGGGLAFNWDIASIPTDKLKYNTLHTGFYSINAKSKNQESAFKVIEYLMGEEGQAINSKASGNPSAIKSIAEKGAWKVESVTTIENWDAITDSLKAGVFGYTCLPSGVTNNAVSEFNSAVLGQKTPEDAVKNASNYAKETIGY encoded by the coding sequence ATGGGAAGAAAGAAATTACTGGCATTGCTTCTGTCAACAGCTGTTGTATGTGGTTCACTAGCCGGCTGCGGCGCCAGCGGAACAGAAAAGCCGGAAGGGACTGTGGCCGGAAGTACTGAGTCCAAGGCAGGGGAAAGCAGTAAGACAGATTCAGCCGAAGCAGGAAAGAAAGTAACCATTGCGGTCTGGAATGAGCCGAGTAAGGACGAAGCTCTTAATATGTATTTACAGGCTGAAAAGGCAACAGGTATTGAAGTGGAAGTGACAGTGATCCCGGAAAGCGATTATTCCTCTAAATTGAACCAGATGGTTTCAACCGGGAATGATTCCGTTGACATCTATGTGATCTGGGAAAATGACATCGCTAACTTTGCCCAGGTAGGAGGAATTATTCCGCTTGATGATTATCTGGCCAAATCAACAATTAAAACAGATGATTTTATTGATGCGGTAGCAAAGCTGTCTGAGGGCCTGGGCGGTACCTATGGTTTGCCGTGGTGTGCGGCTACGGAAATTCTGTATTACAACCAGGATATGTTTGATGCAGCAGGTATTGTCTACCCGACGAATGACTGGTCTTATGCAGACTATAAGGCAGCGGCAGAGAAACTTACCCAAAAGGCAGCCGACGGTACGACTGAGGTATATGGAAGCGCACTTCCCAACACCCAGACCTGGTGGGCAGGGATCGGCGGTGCAGGTGATCAGGTCTTTGACCCGGCCAAGGGTCAGATGGTGATCGGCGACGGTGCGGTTTCTTTTGTCTCTGATGTGGCACAAATGGTCAAAAACGGTACCATGCCGGAACCTTCTTCCGATACTGCAGATCTTTTTGCGGCTGGAAAAGCGGCTATGAGCTGGCAGGGAAGCTGGAATATAGGAACTTATGGCGGTGGGCTTGCCTTTAACTGGGATATAGCCTCAATTCCTACCGACAAACTGAAATATAACACGTTACATACCGGTTTTTACAGCATTAATGCAAAGAGTAAGAATCAGGAATCTGCGTTTAAGGTAATTGAATACCTGATGGGCGAGGAAGGGCAGGCCATTAACTCTAAGGCAAGCGGCAATCCTTCTGCAATCAAATCCATAGCAGAAAAAGGAGCCTGGAAGGTGGAAAGCGTAACTACAATAGAAAACTGGGATGCCATAACAGACTCCTTAAAGGCCGGCGTATTTGGATATACATGCTTACCCTCCGGTGTAACCAACAATGCGGTCAGTGAATTTAACTCAGCGGTATTAGGACAGAAAACTCCGGAAGATGCGGTTAAGAATGCTTCCAACTATGCAAAGGAGACGATTGGCTATTAA